The Catellatospora citrea DNA segment GCTCAGCACCACCACGAACTCGTCACCGCCGACCCGGGCCGCGATGTCGACCGGACGTACGTTGCGGCGCAGGCGCTGTGCGACGACGACGAGCAGGCCGTCGCCGGCCTGGTGACCGAGCTGGTCGTTGACCGACTTGAAGTCGTCGAGGTCCAGCATGAGCAGGGCGTCGTGGCGCTCGGCCTCGCCTGCTCCGTCCTGCATGGTCTGGATCCGCTCGTTGAGCATGACCCGGTTGGGCAGCCCGGTGAGCTGGTCGTGCGTGGCCTGCTCGCGAAGCTGCTCCTCCAGCCTGCGCGAGTCGGTGACGTCGTGGACGTTGACGATGACCCCGCCGACCCCGGGGTCGTCCACCTGGTTGGTGGCCAGCGCCTCCAGCCAGCGGGGGCCGCGGTCTGCGGCCACGTACAGCTGCGCTCGGTGGGTCGAGTGCGGCTGTGCCTGTACGTCTGCGAGGAGCTGTTCGATCGCCGCCACGGCGTCCGGGGCGAGTGTGGTCAAACGGCGGCCGGCCGCTTGCCTTGGGTCGAGGCCGAGCAGGTCGCGTGACGCGGGACTGGCATATCTGACGGTGCCGTCCGGGTCGAGCAGCAGGGTCAGGTCGGATGCGTTCTGCACCAGGCTGCGAAAGCGCCGCTCCTGCTGGTGCAGGTCGCGCATGGCGACCCTCAGCCGCTGCAGCAGCCGGAGGTTCTCGCCGAAGGCGAGGTTCTGCCGCAGCATGGCCAGACCTGCGATGGCGACCACGCCGACCACCATGCCCCAGCCCCGCACGGTCAGTCCCTCGTGCATCAGCACCGTCACCAGCATCGTCAGGCCGGCGGCGATCGCGAGGTAGGGCAACGGGCTGTTCAGCGCACGGCGGCGCACGCTACGTCCGGCCGGCCGGACACGCATCCTCGTCCACTGGATCCGGGCGGCGACGGCGAACAGCAATGCGGCCACCAGCTGGCCGGCGTGCACCACGTTGATCTCGCCTGGGCTCAGGCTGACGAGGTTGGCCAACGACCACGACCCCACCAGCACGCCCAGACAGAGGAACACACCCGCAGGCGAGATCCACGGCGCGGACCCGCCCAGCCGGAGCTTCACCCCGGCGGTGACTCCGAGCAGCGCCAGCAAGCACGCGAGCAGGCTCAGTCCCTCCTGCAACAGGCCCCCTTCAGGGGAGCCTTCGGGCAACCACAGCAGCCACGCGAACATCGTCAGGGCGGTCATCACCGTGGCCACGTCGAGCAGCAACCGCAGCCGGTCGCGACGGGGCACCTGCATCGGGTAGGTGACCACGGCCCAGCCCAGCGTGGCGACAGCCGCGGCGATGAGCGCCATGGCCGTGAGCCGGATCGGGTCTTCGGGCGTGCCACGTGGACGGGCGAGCGCGTACATCACGTGGGCCAGCGCGAACAGGATGCCTGCGGCGCCGACCGCGCACCAGTACACGCGGACCGCCCGTGCGGCTTGCGCTGCCGTTGCGATCCGCCCGCACTGCCCGGCGAAGGTCGACCAGACAGCGGTGCAGGCGACGTCGACCACCCGGGGGGCGATGACATTGCCGAGCACTGCGGGGATGCACAGCGCGACTGCCCCGGCCAGCGACGCGAGGACCGGGTCGATGCGCTGCCGGTATGGCGCCTGCATCGATGAGCTCATCGGCTCAGCGCGGACCGGGACTTTCGGAGCGGTCGCCCTCGCAGGAACTCCCGAAGATCATCACCTGGGACACGTCCGTGCACGCATCCACGCTATCGCTGACCGGTCGCACAGCCGCCGGGATCCGGCAAGGGGGCTCTGCCCCACCCTGCGTGCCGCACCTGAGGCGAAAACGCCTTCCCGGACGCCTGCGTCCCTGATGTCGATCTGCTGGTACCGGCCGTCCGGATCACGGCGCGATGGATTCGTAGGGGTCGTCGGGAAACAGCGCCTGCCACAGGCTGCGACGCCGGTCGGGGTGCCGCCCGCCGCCGTCTTCGCTCAGCAGGAAGGTCCACTGCTGTTCACTGATCAGGTCGTGATCGAGCACATGGCGTAGCTCGTCGCGTAGCCAGGGGTAACGCCCTGACCGCAGTGCCAGGCGCAGGTCGCTGAGGCCGATCGGGTCAAGCGACTCGCAGTAGGTCTTGAGAACCTGCAGCAGACGGACGCTGGGCACGTCACCTGCCACATGACCCTCCGCCGGTGGTGCCGGCCACGGGAGCCGCCCGCCACCGTATGTTGATCCGCTCAGCGCAGGTTACCGCGTCGTAACAACGTCGCCGCCTACGAAGTGAGCAACAACCGCCGCGTTCGTACCGGGCCGCCAGACGCTTATCGGCCGTCCGCCGTCGGCTCGGCGGTCAGCCAGATGTCGAGGTCTGCCGCGGTGCGCAGCTCCGCGTCGACTCGTTCGCGCTCCGACTCGGTGAGTTCGATTGTCCGCAGCTCCGAGGCGTACGTCTCGATCTTTGCGGGTTCGTCCATGGCGACGGCCAGCTCGATCAGCGCCGCCAACGCCAGCGCCCGGTCGATCGGCGCTGCCTGGTCGCGGTGTTTGCGCAGCCCAGAGGTGAGTGCGCGGTAGGCTGCACGGTCGTCGTTCTTGAACTCGCGGTAGATCCGGGCGTTGTCGAGCACCCGGGCGAGCCCTTCGAGCTTCTTCGAGCCGCCGTACTCCACCTCCTCCGGCTCGTCGCGCTGGATGAAGATGATCGAGTTGCCGGACGGGTCCATCAGGGTGAAGCGGCTGGCGCCGGGCCGGTAGCGGGTCAGCCGGGGCAGCCCGGTGGCCAGCACTTTGCCGTACGCCTGGCGCATCGCCTGGGTGAAGGCGGCGTGGTACGGCGCGATCGCGTCGACCAGCACCAGGCAGCCGCCGCTGTTCTCCTCGCTGGGGTCCAGCCCCTGCGGCGGATTCTTGAAGTGCAGGTCGAACCCGCCCAGCTTGAAGGCAAGATAGAGGTACGGCTTGGTCTGCCGCCAGGTGACCTGGAAGCCGAGCGCCTGGTAGAACGCCAGCGTGTCGTCGGCGGACACGCACGGCAGCAGCGGAACGGTCGTCTCGGTCGGTGGGCTCGTCGCCTCGTTCATGTTCTGCGCCTTCCCCTTCGCGGCTTTCGCTTCCGCATTGTGGCCGGTCACGGCGCTTTCCGCACATGGCGGAGTCGGCGTCGATGGATCACGGTCATGGCGTGGTAGTCCGCGTCGGTGATGCTGTTGGATGCGATGAGCCTGCCGTGACTATCTTGGCGGCGTGACGGCAGCCAGGCTCTACCCATACGTCGGTCCCGAGGAATTCATGCATCTCGCGGCAGCCGCCACCGGCGGTCACCGCGTCCGCTCCGCCGCCGACCTCGGTGCCTGGCTGGACAGCTGCCACCGAGCCGACCTCAGCGAGGCGTTCACGTTCGTCGTTGATATCGATGGCATTCTTCGTCTGGCCCCACGACGCAGCGAGCACGTTGCCTGCGCGGCCGGCGCTGCCGTCCTGGCGGCCGGAGAGATCCTCTTCTGCCGAGACAAGGCGGACTGGGCCGTCGATGAGATCACCAACCAGTCCACCGGCTACTGCCCAGACCTGGACTCGTGGACGGCCGTTGCTGCTGCGCTGGACGCCGCAGGATTACCTCACCCGGCTGGTTTCACCCAGCAGTACGTCTTCCGGCGCTGCCCCCAGTGCGGGGAGCGCAACATCGTCAGAGAGAACGACTTCGTCTGCGCTGTATGCGACGCAGACCTGCCGACCCTGTGGAACTTCTGACACGCCCGCCCGACGCCCCGCGTTCAACATCGGCACAACCCATACCGTCGTCAGAGCCGGTCGAAGCGGCGCAGCTGGTCCCGCAGCGTCCGGGCGACGTGCGCCATCAGCGCCTCGGCTTCGGGCTGCACCGCCGCCGCGACGCTGGACTCGGTCAGCGCCGCAACGGCGAAGGTCTGACCGTCGGCGTGCTCGACGACGCCGATCTCATGGCGCAGGTTGAGCAGGGTGCCGGTCTTCGACGACCACACCGAGGCGTCCGAACTGAAATCCGGCGCCAGACGGTGGCGCATCACCGTGGCGCCCATCAGCTCGCGTACCCGTTCGGCGACCGCGGTGTGCATGGTCGAAGGCCGCCACAGCGCGTGCAGCAGGTCCACGAAGGCGCGCGCCGAGCCGGTGTTGGCGCGGGCGATGTCCAACTGCGCGACCGCGTGCCCTCCGGTCGGCGTGGCGCCGGCGATGGCCAGCGAGTGGGCGACGTGCACCTCGCCCGGGTCGAGCAGTTCGGCGGGGGTGCTGGCCAGTTCGCGCATCAGGTAGCGGACGCTGATGCCGGCCACGCCGAGCCGCCGCAGCTCGGCGGTCACCTGCGCGGGCCCGGTGAGTGCCAGCAGCGCGTCGGCGGCCGTGCTGTCGCTGACCGCCACGGCCAGGTAGGCCAGATCCTCGACGGCGAGTGTCGCGGGGTGCCGGAACCTGGTGAGCCCGGTCGGGCCCGGTGTGCTGACGCGGCCGGGTTGGACGGTGACCGGAGCTGCGGGGTCGAGTTCGCCGCGGGCGGCGCGTTCCAGCGTGGCCACGGCGATCGGGACCTTCACCAGCGACGCGACCGGCCACACCACGTCCGCGTCGATGCCCATCTCCTGCCCGGAGTCCAGATCCCGCACCAGGAACGATCCTCGCAACCCCGCGTCGCGCAGGGCTTCGCGCGCTTCTGCCACGACCGCCGCGTCGTTCACGACCGCCCCCTCCCCTGCCCCTGGCGCACACCCAGGCAGCGACCGATCTCGGCTTCCAGCAGCTGCCCCACCGCCGAGGCGTCCTCACGGCTGCCGACCGCCAGGTCGTAGCCGCGGCGCAGGTCGAGCTCACCGATCGGCCGCCAGTGCAGGCCCAGCTCCTCGGCTTGCGCGGGAGAGCACGCGAGCAGATCGTTCGAGGTCAGCACCTCTGACACCGCGGCCACCAGCGATGCCCCGGTCGCGACCTGCGCGGGCTGCAGCCCTACCGCTGCACCCAGGCGCGTCAGCTCGTCGCGTACATGCGCCACGTCGTCCTCGGGCTGCACCCAGATCCGCCGGCGGCGAGCCGTCCGCGCGGCCCGGCCGGCTCGCAGCGACTCCACGTGTACGGCCGGCCGGCCCGGGTCGGCGGCCGCGGCCACGCCGACCGGCACCTGCCACACCGCGCCGTCGGGCGCCACGGCCAGCAGCGCCGCACCGACCTGCTCCGCCCGCACCAGCTCCGCCCGCTCGACCGGACCCGCCGCGAGCAGGTCCAGGTGCACCTGCTCGTCACGGCCCGCCGCGGCCAGCCTGGCCAGCGCGAGCGTGCCGCAGACCGCCGGGACGGCCAGGCGGATCGGGCGCAGCAGTGCCCGCGCCGCGTCCAGCGCCATCGCGTCGGCCACGTCGACCACCCGCCTGGCCCATGGCAGCATGTCGCGGCCGAACGGCGTCAGCCGCACCGTCCGCGACGAGCGCGCGAACACGCGACCGCCCAGGTGCTCCTCCAGCGCGGCGACGCGCCTGCTGGCCACCGACTGCTGGATCCGCGCCACCGCCGCACCTGCGGTGAAGCTGCCCTGCCCGCTCACCGCCAGGAAGGCACGACAGGCCGCCACAAGATCCACCCGAGCATTCTATGCACGAACAGCATGGATCGGCTCGTTTTCGTCTTTGTCAGCATTCGTTGGGCGATGGGAGGCTCAACGCGCCGCTCCGGGAACGCTGTCGCCCGAACCTGGCGGCTCAGGCGTCCGGCGTCCCCGGATCGGCGCAGACACCAAACGAGGAAAGGGCACCAACATGATCATCTCTGTGCGGCGGGCCGCTGCGGCCGCCACGCTCACCTGCCTCATCCTCAGCGGCTGCAAGACCACCACGCCCACCACCCCCACGCCCAGCGCTCCGGCGCCCTCGGCTGTCGCCGCCTTCGCGGAGCTGGAGACCCGGTTCGACGCCCGGCTGGGGGTGTACGCGATCGACACCGGCACCGGCCGCACCGTCGAGCACCGCGCCGACGAGCGGTTCGCCTACGCCTCCACCTACAAGGCCCTGGCCGCCGCCGCGGTGCTGGACACCACGACCGCCGAGCAGCTCGACCGCGTCGTCCACTACACCGCCGCCGACCTGGTCACCTATTCGCCGGTCACCGACAAGCGCGTGCAGACCGGGATGAGCCTGCGTGAGATCGCCGACGCCGCGGTGCGCTACAGCGACAACACCGCCGGCAACCTGCTGCTGGACCACCTCGGCGGCCCCGACGGCTTCGAGCGGTCGCTCCGCGGGATCGGCGACCGGACCACCGACGCCGCCCGCCACGAGACCGAACTCAACCAGGCCGCCCCCGGCGACACCCGCGACACCAGCACCCCCCGCGCGTTGGCCACCGACCTGCGCGCCTACGCCCTCGGCGACGGCCTGGCCGACGACGACCGCACCGTGCTCAACGACTGGCTGCGCGGCAACACCACCGGCGCCAAGCTCATCCGCGCCGGCGTCCCGACGGGCTGGCAGGTCGGCGACAAGACCGGAGCCGCCGCCTACGGCACCCGCAACGACATCGCCGTCGTCTGGCCCACCGACGGCGCCCCCATCGTCCTGGCCATCCTGTCCAGCCACGACGAGCAGGACGCCACGTACGACGACGCGCTCATCGCGCAGGCCGCGGCAGCCGCCGTCACCGCGCTTCGGCCCTGAGCGGCGCCTTTCCCATCGCGAGGCCCCGGTCGTGCGGGCTCCTGACGGAGTCCCGTACGACCGGGGCCTCGGTCAGTTGGTCTTCGCGACCCGGTCGTAGACGATCCGGTCCTCGATCGCCGCGTCGAACGGCGACGGCAGCGTGGCCACGTACTCGACCAGGGCGCCGAGCTCGGACCCGTGTCCGACCACCTCGGCGCCGCCCAGCAGCGCCCGGTAGCCGTCGCCGCCGGCGGCGAGAAAGCTGTTCACCGCGACCCGGTAGCGTTGGCTAGCGTCGGGTCGGATCGGCGCGCCCCGCTGACCCGCCGGGCCCAGGCGGATCTCGACCACCTCGCCGCCGTGCTCGTCATGCGGGCGGTAGCGGTAGTGCAGCCCGGACACCGCCAGGTTGCGCCGGAACCGGTGGCGGCGCTGCTGCGCCAGCAGCTCCCAGATCTGCGCGCCGGTCAGCGTGCAGGAGATCAGATCGTTGCCCGAGGGCAGCACGCCGAACAGGTCGCCCCAGGTGACCGCGCCGGCGGGGATGGCGGCGCGCATGCCGCCGGGATTGGTGAACGCCACGTGCGCGCCGGTGGTGGCCCGCATCGCGTCGGCGAGCAGGTTGCCCAGCGGCGACTCCCCGGCGTGCGTGGCCCCGCCGTCGCGTCCGGACACCAGGTGCCGCGAGCTGACGGCGACCACGCGGCCGGTCGCTTCGGCGGTCGCGGTGAGGGCGTGGTCGACGATGGCGGCGACGTCGGGCTCCGCCGCCCCGTCGGCCCACACCGGCACGAGTTCGCCGTCGGCGGTGGCGATGCGTCCGGTGCGCGGGTCCAGCGTGATCCGTACGTCGCAGAACGCGCGCCCGAACGGTGCGGCCTGCATGACCAGCGTGTTCCCGACGTACGTGTGGATGCTGTGGTGAGTGTGGGCTGCCATCACCACACCGATTTCGGGCAGACTCGCGGCGATCTCATTGACCCGGGCGGAAACCTCGCCGCCGGGAAGCGTCTGCTGGTGGCCGCCCTCGTGCAGCAGCAGCACGATCGCGTGCACGCCCTGTGCCCGCAGTTCAGGCAGGCAGGCGCGCACCGCGTCCACCTCGTCGAGGAAGTCCAGGTCGTCGACGGTCCCGGGGCTGGTCAGCAGAGGCGTGAATCGCACCGTCGCGCCGATGAACCCGATCTTCGTGCCGCCGGCAGCGGTGACCAGGTACGGCGGGAACAGGGTGCGGCCGGTGGGTCGGTGCAGGATGTTGGCGCTGATCAAGGGGAAGTTCTGGCCCTCGAACCCGTCCCCGCCGCGCACCAGGCGCAGGAACTCGGGCAGCCCTGCCCCGAACTCGTGGTTGCCGGGCGTGCCGACCAGCAATCCGAGCTGGTTGAGCACCCGGATGACCGGCTCGTCGCGCAGCAGTGCGGCTTCGGCGGGGCTGCCGCCGGTCATGTCGCCGGAGTGCACCACGAACGTGGGGCCCGCGTGCGCGCGCCGGCGCTGCCGGATCATCGCGGCCAGCGTGGCGACCCCGCCGACGGGGCCGGTGCGGCCGGTGTACGGGTCGGTGTAGGCCAGGCCACGGCCGGTGAGATGGCCGTGCAGGTCGTTCAGTCCGAGGAGCCGGACCTCGGCGCCCATTGCTCAGCGGCCTGCCTGCCGCAGCGCGACCAGCCCTTCAGCCAGTGCCGCGGTGCGATCGGCGTCCGGGATCTGCAATGCCGACGCATACGGCAGCTGTGTCATGACCTGCTCGCGGCTGTACGCCGCGCCGAGCAGACCGCCGGTCATGGCCGCGACGGTGTCGGCGTCGCCGCCCAGTCCGATCGCCGTGACGATCGCCTCCCGCAACGGCTGCCCGGTGTGCACGCAGTACAGCACCGCGCTCGCCGTCTCGGCCGGGTCCATGCTCGGCCCGTGGTCCGGCACGGTCCACGTGCCGTCGGCGACCCGGGCCAGCGCGTCCGAGACCGAGGTGGTGGCTCCGTACGCCTGCGTCGCCTGCGCGGCGGCCTCGATCGCGATCTCCATCAGCAGCGATCGTGAAGCGCCCTCCGCGGCCCACGCGCCACATTCGGCGATCACACATGCGGCGACCAGCGCATCCGGGCTGCGGTGCGTGGGTCGGCTCAACTCGGCGACGCGCTCCTGCAGCCGCGCCCGGTCGCCGATGCCGACCGTCCAGCCGACCGGCAGCGCGCGCATCGCCGCGCCGTTGGTGTTGCCGGCCTGGTCCTGGGCGATCTGCCCGGTCTCGGCGAAATGTGCCACCGCCTTCGTGGTCGACGGGCCCAGGCCCCGGATCTGGCCGGCGCGCTCGCCCAGCAGTGCGAGGAACCCTTCCGCGCCGCCGTCGCCACTGGTGTTCAGCAGATACTCCCCGACCAGCAGGGTCAGCGCGGTGTCGTCGGAGGTGGAGCCGATCTCCCAGCCTTCACGGGCGTGCACGGTCTCGATCTCTTCGGTGCTCGCACCCGACGGGCCCTCCGGGGGGTAGGTCTCGTACGGCAGGCCGAGCGCATCACCGCACGCGTATGCCGTCAGCGAGCCCCCGAT contains these protein-coding regions:
- a CDS encoding serine hydrolase, which encodes MNDAAVVAEAREALRDAGLRGSFLVRDLDSGQEMGIDADVVWPVASLVKVPIAVATLERAARGELDPAAPVTVQPGRVSTPGPTGLTRFRHPATLAVEDLAYLAVAVSDSTAADALLALTGPAQVTAELRRLGVAGISVRYLMRELASTPAELLDPGEVHVAHSLAIAGATPTGGHAVAQLDIARANTGSARAFVDLLHALWRPSTMHTAVAERVRELMGATVMRHRLAPDFSSDASVWSSKTGTLLNLRHEIGVVEHADGQTFAVAALTESSVAAAVQPEAEALMAHVARTLRDQLRRFDRL
- a CDS encoding glyoxalase, with the translated sequence MNEATSPPTETTVPLLPCVSADDTLAFYQALGFQVTWRQTKPYLYLAFKLGGFDLHFKNPPQGLDPSEENSGGCLVLVDAIAPYHAAFTQAMRQAYGKVLATGLPRLTRYRPGASRFTLMDPSGNSIIFIQRDEPEEVEYGGSKKLEGLARVLDNARIYREFKNDDRAAYRALTSGLRKHRDQAAPIDRALALAALIELAVAMDEPAKIETYASELRTIELTESERERVDAELRTAADLDIWLTAEPTADGR
- a CDS encoding diguanylate cyclase is translated as MQAPYRQRIDPVLASLAGAVALCIPAVLGNVIAPRVVDVACTAVWSTFAGQCGRIATAAQAARAVRVYWCAVGAAGILFALAHVMYALARPRGTPEDPIRLTAMALIAAAVATLGWAVVTYPMQVPRRDRLRLLLDVATVMTALTMFAWLLWLPEGSPEGGLLQEGLSLLACLLALLGVTAGVKLRLGGSAPWISPAGVFLCLGVLVGSWSLANLVSLSPGEINVVHAGQLVAALLFAVAARIQWTRMRVRPAGRSVRRRALNSPLPYLAIAAGLTMLVTVLMHEGLTVRGWGMVVGVVAIAGLAMLRQNLAFGENLRLLQRLRVAMRDLHQQERRFRSLVQNASDLTLLLDPDGTVRYASPASRDLLGLDPRQAAGRRLTTLAPDAVAAIEQLLADVQAQPHSTHRAQLYVAADRGPRWLEALATNQVDDPGVGGVIVNVHDVTDSRRLEEQLREQATHDQLTGLPNRVMLNERIQTMQDGAGEAERHDALLMLDLDDFKSVNDQLGHQAGDGLLVVVAQRLRRNVRPVDIAARVGGDEFVVVLSDTTRDGALATARRIHTALSEPVTVGEHRVVPGASIGVAFGSVGRFDAMLRDADTAMYTAKRDHEGVRAHAVDS
- a CDS encoding helix-turn-helix domain-containing protein is translated as MDLVAACRAFLAVSGQGSFTAGAAVARIQQSVASRRVAALEEHLGGRVFARSSRTVRLTPFGRDMLPWARRVVDVADAMALDAARALLRPIRLAVPAVCGTLALARLAAAGRDEQVHLDLLAAGPVERAELVRAEQVGAALLAVAPDGAVWQVPVGVAAAADPGRPAVHVESLRAGRAARTARRRRIWVQPEDDVAHVRDELTRLGAAVGLQPAQVATGASLVAAVSEVLTSNDLLACSPAQAEELGLHWRPIGELDLRRGYDLAVGSREDASAVGQLLEAEIGRCLGVRQGQGRGRS
- the bla gene encoding class A beta-lactamase; the encoded protein is MIISVRRAAAAATLTCLILSGCKTTTPTTPTPSAPAPSAVAAFAELETRFDARLGVYAIDTGTGRTVEHRADERFAYASTYKALAAAAVLDTTTAEQLDRVVHYTAADLVTYSPVTDKRVQTGMSLREIADAAVRYSDNTAGNLLLDHLGGPDGFERSLRGIGDRTTDAARHETELNQAAPGDTRDTSTPRALATDLRAYALGDGLADDDRTVLNDWLRGNTTGAKLIRAGVPTGWQVGDKTGAAAYGTRNDIAVVWPTDGAPIVLAILSSHDEQDATYDDALIAQAAAAAVTALRP
- a CDS encoding bifunctional metallophosphatase/5'-nucleotidase; its protein translation is MGAEVRLLGLNDLHGHLTGRGLAYTDPYTGRTGPVGGVATLAAMIRQRRRAHAGPTFVVHSGDMTGGSPAEAALLRDEPVIRVLNQLGLLVGTPGNHEFGAGLPEFLRLVRGGDGFEGQNFPLISANILHRPTGRTLFPPYLVTAAGGTKIGFIGATVRFTPLLTSPGTVDDLDFLDEVDAVRACLPELRAQGVHAIVLLLHEGGHQQTLPGGEVSARVNEIAASLPEIGVVMAAHTHHSIHTYVGNTLVMQAAPFGRAFCDVRITLDPRTGRIATADGELVPVWADGAAEPDVAAIVDHALTATAEATGRVVAVSSRHLVSGRDGGATHAGESPLGNLLADAMRATTGAHVAFTNPGGMRAAIPAGAVTWGDLFGVLPSGNDLISCTLTGAQIWELLAQQRRHRFRRNLAVSGLHYRYRPHDEHGGEVVEIRLGPAGQRGAPIRPDASQRYRVAVNSFLAAGGDGYRALLGGAEVVGHGSELGALVEYVATLPSPFDAAIEDRIVYDRVAKTN